CGGGACACAAATCAATGATGTTGCCCTGTAGATTGCTGTCGAGGGTCTCATTGAGGTAGCTGGTGATCTCGGCGTCCTCGCCACGACCGGTCTGGCCCATCTGGGTGATGCCCGCCACTTCGGTGGTAAAGCGCACACAACGGGTACAGGAAATACAGCGGGTCATCGCGGTCCCGACTAGCGGGCCAAGGTTCAGGTCGTCTACAGCGCGTTTGGGTTCGCGGAAGCGGGAGAAATCAACACCGTAGGCGACAGCCTGGTCTTGAAGGTCACATTCCCCCCCCTGATCACAGATCGGGCAATCCAGCGGGTGGTTGATGAGCAGAAACTCCATCACACCTTCGCGGGCTTTCTTGACCATCGGCGAGTTTGTTTTAACAACCGGCGGTTGGCCTTCGGGACCGGGCCGCAGGTCGCGCACCTGCATGGCGCAGGAAGCTGCAGGTTTGGGCGGGCCGCCTACAACTTCGACAAGGCACATGCGACAGTTGCCCGCAATGGAAAGGCGCTCGTGATAACAGAAGCGCGGGATTTCCACGCCCGCCTCTTCACAGGCCTGAATGAGGGTCATTGCGCCCTCTACTTCGACCTCAGTCTCGTCGATGATGATCTTGCGTAGGTCAGACATCGCCTATTTCGCCCTCAGATACGCGCCGATCGCGCTGTTTCGTTCGATTTCCGCTTTCCCGAAGGTGCAGAAGGTTTCAGGTGTCTCATAAGACACCCCCCTGCTCGCCAGATAAGCCTCGCCACGCGTGCGCATGCGGGCCTTTTCCTCGTCGGAGCGGATGTAGGTTTTGATTTCGTCGCGGCTGTAGCCCATGGATTGCGCCTTGCTGGCCAGCGACCAGAGGTCGGATACCGCCTTGAACTTGCGCGCATCAAGCGACGCGCACTGCTCGGAAATCTCGTAGGCCAGTATCCCCCAGAAAATCTGGTCGTCGATCTCCTTGACCTCACGCAGCGGCGGCTTTGCCAACGCGGCACCCGCCGCCAGTGACGCTATCAAGGTCGTCATTGCGAGATGTTTCATGCCATCACTCCCTTCGTCCAAGCGAGCGAAGTGCCCGCAAGGCAATGGGAGGCGCGAAAGCCACCAGTCAGGCAAGAACAGCCGGGATATGCGACACGCATCATCATGTCGGGCGGCAAATCCCTTCGAGACGCAGCACGTCGTCGACAGGCACGACGGCCTCGTTTTCCGGACCCACAACCCAATCGATGCGGGAGGTGCCGTATTCCTTGATGCAGTAACGCGTACCCTCGTACCGGCCGGCCTCGCGGGCGGCCTTCAGATCCTGATTGGCCCCTTTGACATTGACCTCAAAATGCTCGCGCACCTCTTTCGACACCTGATCCGATGTTGATTTGAAATAGATGCCATTGAAGGCGAACTGGTCGTCCTTCCTGCGATCACAAGCAGTCAGCGCAAAAGACGCACACAGCAGAAGTGTAAGAGTGCGAGCTACCATGGCCAATTACTCCGCCGCCATGGCGCCCATGCGCCCGGTTTTCTGAGCCTTGATCCGGTCTTCGATCTCTTCGCGGAAGTTCTTGATCAGACCCTGAATCGGCCAAGCAGCCGCGTCGCCAAGAGCACAAATTGTATGGCCTTCCACCTGTTTGGTTACGTCAAACAGCATATCGATTTCTTCGACTTCAGCTTCTCCGCGCACAAGGCGGTCCATCACACGCATCATCCAACCGGTACCCTCGCGGCAAGGCGTGCATTGGCCACAGCTCTCGTGCTTGTAGAACTTGGACAGACGCCAGATCGCTTTGATGATGTCGGTCTGCTTGTCCATGACGATCACCGCAGCGGTGCCAAGGCCAGAGCCGAGTTCGCCGCGCAGGTAATCAAAGTCCATGATGGCGTCTTTCATATCTTCGCCACGTACGCACGGCACAGAAGACCCGCCCGGGATCACAGCAAGAAGGTTGTCCCAACCGCCACGAATGCCCCCACAGTGTTTTTCGATCAGTTCCTCGAAAGAGATCGACATCTCTTCTTCGACAACACAAGGCGTGTTCACGTGACCGGAAATACCAAAGAGTTTGGTGCCTGCGTTGTTGGGGCGGCCAAAACCGGCAAACCATTCTGCGCCGCGCCGCAGGATTGTTGGCACAACGGCGATGGATTCCACGTTGTTCACCGTCGTCGGGCAGCCATAGAGACCCGCGCCCGCAGGGAACGGCGGTTTCATGCGTGGCATGCCCTTTTTGCCCTCGAGGCTTTCGATCAGAGCGGTTTCTTCGCCACAGATATAGGCCCCTGCGCCGTGGTGCAGGAAGAGGTCGAAATCCCAGCCGGAGCCAGCGGCGTTTTTGCCAAGCAAGCCAGCGTCATAGCATTCGTCGATGGCGGCCTGTAGCGCTTCCCGCTCCCGGATGTATTCGCCTCGGATGTAGATGTATGATGTGTGGGCGTTCATGGCGAAGGACGCGATCAGAGCGCCTTCGATCAGGGTATGCGGATCATGACGCATGATCTCGCGGTCCTTACAGGTGCCGGGTTCGGATTCGTCCGCGTTGATTACGAGATAAGCCGGGCGACCGTCGCTCTCTTTGGGCATAAAGGACCATTTCAGCCCGGTCGGAAAGCCTGCACCGCCGCGTCCACGCAGACCGGAGGCCTTCATGTGTTCGACGATCTGCTCACGCCCCATCTGGATAAGCTTGGCGGTGCCATCCCAATGGCCGCGTGCTTTGGCCCCAGCCAGCGTGCGGTCATGCATGCCATAGAGGTTGGTAAAGATACGGTCCTGATCCTTGAGCATCCCGTTACCCTTTGGTTTCACGGCGATCCATCGCCATTCTAAAAATTTGCACCAAGGCGAACACGAAGCCCGCCAAGGCGATTAGGTCGAGCAACCCTTTGGTCCTGTCTGACAGGTCCCAGAAATTGCCAGCGGCGATAGCCAAAATCCAATAGACGCCCGTTCCCGCGATAGTTATCGCAGCGAACCGTCCCTGACGCCTTTGCTTTTGGATCTTGCCCTCTCCACTCATGCCTCAGCCCTCTGCGAGCTTCTTGGCTTGTTCCACCCATCCGTCACGCTCGATGCGGCCTTTGAACGACAGCTTGTCGTCCATGTCGGCGATGTCTTCAGGTCCCCATGCGGCGATCTGTGCGAAGGTTGTGACGCCGTTGGCGTGAAGTTTCTTCTCCAGCGCGGGTCCGACGCCCTTCAGCACTTTGAGATCATCCGCGCCACCTGCCGCCGGCGCTGCAGGCGCAGCTTCGGGGGCTGCGGCCGTATCGTCAGTGGGCTTTTCGTATTTCCACGTGCCTTTGCGCTCGGCCAGTTCTTTTTGACCGGGCAATTCGGTGCTCGGCTTGACCAATGGTTCTGCGCTGTCCTCTGCGGGCGCTTCATCGGCCATGGCCGCATTCGCGTTTGCAGCAGCTTCATCCGCAGCAGCCTCGGCAGCAGCAGTCTCTTCAGCTGCAGGCGCTGCGGGTGCCGTCGTCGCCGCTGGTGCAGGTGTCGACGCCGGGATCGAAGCAGGTGCTTCGGCGGCCGCGCAAAAGGTTTTCACCATCCACATGCCCAGAAGAACCGCCACAACCGCACCAAGGATGAACGCAAGAAAGCCCCACAGGATGCCATTCAGCACCATAAAGGCGATCACACCGACTATCGCGGCGATCACCCAGCACACAATTGTGCAAGTCATATTATTGTTTTCAGTGGACATTTTGCGTTCTTCCCTATGTTGGTCTTCCTAGTTTATTTTGCGTCCTTTGCGCGTTTGGAGAATTCTGTTTCTCCGCCTTCGGCCAACAGTTTTGCCTGTTCGACCCAGTTGTCACGAGCGATGCGACCTTTGAATGACAGCTTGTCATCCATGTCCGCGATGTCTTCCGACCCCCAAGCCGCAATCTGAGCAAAGCTGGTTATGCCGTTGTCATGCAGCTTTTTCTCCAGCGCAGGGCCGACGCCCTTGAGCAGTTTGAGATCATCTGCAGCCGCTTTTGCGGTCTTTTTAGGTGCAGCCTTCTTGGCGGCAGGCTTCTTCTCGGCCTTTGGTTTTTCAGCTTTGGCCGCTGCCTTTTTCGCAGTCTTCTTGGGCTGTTCTTCCGCCTTGGGCTTGTCGTCAGCCTTGGCTTTCTTCGCATCTTCCGCCTGCTTGACCGCAGGTTTTGGCGCAGGCGCCGGTGCAGGCGGGTTGGCTTCGGCCTCG
This genomic window from Shimia isoporae contains:
- a CDS encoding DUF5333 domain-containing protein, giving the protein MKHLAMTTLIASLAAGAALAKPPLREVKEIDDQIFWGILAYEISEQCASLDARKFKAVSDLWSLASKAQSMGYSRDEIKTYIRSDEEKARMRTRGEAYLASRGVSYETPETFCTFGKAEIERNSAIGAYLRAK
- the nuoF gene encoding NADH-quinone oxidoreductase subunit NuoF; the protein is MLKDQDRIFTNLYGMHDRTLAGAKARGHWDGTAKLIQMGREQIVEHMKASGLRGRGGAGFPTGLKWSFMPKESDGRPAYLVINADESEPGTCKDREIMRHDPHTLIEGALIASFAMNAHTSYIYIRGEYIREREALQAAIDECYDAGLLGKNAAGSGWDFDLFLHHGAGAYICGEETALIESLEGKKGMPRMKPPFPAGAGLYGCPTTVNNVESIAVVPTILRRGAEWFAGFGRPNNAGTKLFGISGHVNTPCVVEEEMSISFEELIEKHCGGIRGGWDNLLAVIPGGSSVPCVRGEDMKDAIMDFDYLRGELGSGLGTAAVIVMDKQTDIIKAIWRLSKFYKHESCGQCTPCREGTGWMMRVMDRLVRGEAEVEEIDMLFDVTKQVEGHTICALGDAAAWPIQGLIKNFREEIEDRIKAQKTGRMGAMAAE
- a CDS encoding endonuclease, encoding MSTENNNMTCTIVCWVIAAIVGVIAFMVLNGILWGFLAFILGAVVAVLLGMWMVKTFCAAAEAPASIPASTPAPAATTAPAAPAAEETAAAEAAADEAAANANAAMADEAPAEDSAEPLVKPSTELPGQKELAERKGTWKYEKPTDDTAAAPEAAPAAPAAGGADDLKVLKGVGPALEKKLHANGVTTFAQIAAWGPEDIADMDDKLSFKGRIERDGWVEQAKKLAEG
- a CDS encoding DUF5337 family protein, with the protein product MSGEGKIQKQRRQGRFAAITIAGTGVYWILAIAAGNFWDLSDRTKGLLDLIALAGFVFALVQIFRMAMDRRETKG